In Neoarius graeffei isolate fNeoGra1 chromosome 9, fNeoGra1.pri, whole genome shotgun sequence, one genomic interval encodes:
- the LOC132891154 gene encoding protein FAM124A — MEKNSSGDERTGDSSPVSSTSNLLQDPFLVSVHIITDPGEAKTLQSAADQLLSLLHPQLTLFRVSERAERPQPRPQCFTDLHLSLHPCLSVILFLHEDYRGGESHEQQLRRPPWRYHHTEQVKGLSFSPVMQDFFILAPGTPLWALRQVHYGKEIVRFTIYCRYETYSDQVRLYRLLLRRPLAQRSRLYSFCVVYSNHHMEIQLSFKRSPRGQDPTPTERTLMEIRVRNVSGLIPLLPHPCRPISDVRWQTKDYDGNKILLQVQGSSEQSRDTVPSSSSSDTPYYSPSNGYGPDAYRKRRCQSTSSSHPQNPLMQSSQTPLPLQCKQEDLESVQCSQEIVCAGWTDLHTHSLISMATEAFHSVSTSHPSSSSFLTTPRFRINVDTLVGAEETDVDTGQAVISRSVDLSVVSAYLLPQTKARVPQPLSESPELFSITSSPKPSNKTASLPKSVRGLQANSQWSRGMHQSNGADITKDCTEEDKQEFFI, encoded by the exons ACCTCCTGCAAGACCCCTTCCTCGTTTCTGTTCACATCATAACAGATCCAGGTGAGGCAAAAACACTCCAAAGTGCTGCTGACCAGCTCCTCTCCCTTCTTCACCCACAACTGACCCTCTTCAGAGTGTCAGAGCGAGCAGAAAGGCCCCAACCGAGGCCACAGTGTTTCACGGACCTCCATCTATCCCTTCATCCATGCTTATCTGTCATCCTCTTCCTTCATGAAGATTATAGAGGAGGAGAGAGCCATGAGCAGCAGCTGAGGCGCCCTCCATGGCGTTACCACCACACAGAGCAAGTAAAAGGCTTATCGTTTTCCCCAGTAATGCAGGATTTCTTCATACTAGCCCCTGGCACACCACTGTGGGCCTTGCGGCAGGTACATTATGGAAAGGAGATCGTACGCTTCACGATATATTGCCGATATGAAACATACAGTGATCAGGTGCGTCTCTACAGACTGCTTTTGCGTCGTCCCCTCGCACAGAGGAGCCGGCTTTATAGCTTCTGTGTGGTCTATTCCAACCACCATATGGAGATTCAGCTGTCATTTAAGCGCTCGCCACGAGGACAGGATCCTACCCCGACAGAGCGTACCCTTATGGAGATACGTGTGAGAAACGTGAGCGGACTCATACCACTTCTGCCCCATCCCTGTAGACCAATCAGTGACGTACGCTGGCAAACCAAGGATTACGATGGGAATAAGATATTACTGCAG GTACAGGGCTCATCAGAACAGTCAAGGGACACCGTTccctcctcttcatcttcagacaCTCCATATTATTCACCATCAAATGGTTACGGCCCTGACGCCTATCGGAAACGTCGCTGCCAAAGCACGTCCTCCTCCCATCCTCAGAATCCACTCATGCAGTCTTCTCAGACTCCTCTACCACTGCAGTGTAAGCAGGAAGACTTGGAGAGTGTTCAGTGTAGCCAGGAAATTGTGTGTGCTGGATGGACAGATCTCCATACTCACTCCCTAATCTCAATGGCAACCGAAGCATTTCATTCAGTAAGCACCTCCCATCCTTCCAGCTCCTCCTTTCTAACAACGCCAAGGTTCCGGATAAACGTAGACACATTAGTGGGAGCTGAAGAGACAGATGTAGACACGGGACAAGCAGTAATCAGCAGATCTGTAGATCTTTCTGTGGTCTCTGCTTACTTGCTCCCACAGACAAAAGCTCGAGTTCCTCAGCCTCTGTCTGAGTCTCCGGAGTTGTTCAGCATCACATCATCTCCAAAACCTTCAAATAAAACAGCATCACTTCCAAAAAGTGTGCGCGGTCTTCAGGCCAATTCGCAGTGGAGTAGAGGCATGCATCAGAGCAATGGCGCCGATATAACTAAAGACTGCACGGAGGAGGACAAACAGGAGTTCTTCATCTGA